The following are from one region of the Paenibacillus sp. JZ16 genome:
- a CDS encoding ATP-binding protein: MEKIAKHRIIGLDREMMSFTDWLTDSRAQTSIFSISGIGGIGKTTLLLQMARTARQSSVRSLWLDGQGGLTTSGAFLASLEMSLATEYGRTRAPESALLPYIVNELQLQRTVLFIDNGEEIEKLEGWLFSRFLPELKSARVLIVCASRNGLPLKWQTNPEWKSRMKRFSLRLFTREEVYDYLGDSGLSAEWQRAIAEKTEGHPLSLALTVDMLLSESVEQWDVWREVPAVLSAEFLREAASPGVYRALTVLSLLPVADENMLNRLLDTPLEGADYYHLRALSFVRDTVDGITLHQVVARMLRDDFTRRNPEQFESVRHQVFVLLAERFHSVDQRMQMHLSAHILELYREFLPSAHAYANFSSSLKPGEHKPFEQEDLPYLQRFLKASIRGSDWQSELVESADYPVLLEEIAAHFPEGIFIVRDEKGIPLAFCAGVWLHALSLPLLERYAPGCRGMLEEEVSSLHRLPPEAADTIFVLLSAVNSEQSLYRPEELGAMLMQQWLVHMTGGLRGILAAGDPQLNSLLSILGFKACGKATGYAGIDLTTWELDFRQTSFDQWIQRIIRQTETAAGQPSHQREDEYPPAIDRSVMKQMLERLFDPDKLEELPVVRQLGWDGMQVRDIIQGILADGRPMEPLTLLEKEILIASYLRKDRNKSQLAASFHMSRATFYRHMRLAEKHLAFVLSDLMRSGF, translated from the coding sequence ATGGAGAAGATTGCAAAACATCGCATTATCGGCTTGGATCGGGAAATGATGAGTTTCACGGATTGGCTGACGGATTCCCGGGCGCAGACATCCATTTTTTCAATATCAGGAATTGGCGGCATTGGCAAAACAACGCTGCTGCTGCAAATGGCCCGCACGGCAAGGCAGTCCTCGGTGCGTTCTCTTTGGCTGGACGGGCAAGGAGGTTTAACGACGTCGGGCGCTTTTCTGGCGAGTCTGGAGATGAGTCTTGCAACTGAATACGGCAGAACCAGGGCTCCGGAATCCGCGCTGCTGCCATACATCGTTAACGAGCTTCAGCTGCAGCGAACCGTTTTGTTCATAGACAATGGTGAGGAGATCGAAAAGCTGGAAGGGTGGCTGTTCTCCAGATTTCTTCCTGAGTTGAAGTCCGCCCGCGTGCTGATCGTATGTGCCTCGCGCAATGGACTGCCGCTCAAATGGCAGACGAATCCGGAATGGAAGTCCCGAATGAAAAGGTTCTCTTTGCGGTTGTTTACTCGAGAAGAGGTCTACGATTATTTAGGCGACAGCGGCTTGTCTGCGGAATGGCAAAGGGCTATTGCCGAGAAGACGGAAGGCCATCCGTTGTCGCTTGCCTTGACCGTGGATATGCTGCTTTCCGAGTCTGTAGAGCAGTGGGATGTATGGCGAGAGGTTCCGGCTGTATTGAGCGCCGAATTTTTGCGGGAAGCGGCGTCTCCTGGCGTGTACCGTGCGCTGACGGTTTTGTCGCTTCTGCCTGTTGCCGACGAGAACATGCTGAACCGGTTGTTGGATACACCTTTGGAAGGGGCGGACTATTACCATCTGAGGGCGCTTTCGTTCGTACGGGATACGGTGGATGGGATAACGCTGCACCAGGTCGTTGCTCGAATGTTACGGGATGACTTTACGCGCAGAAACCCCGAACAATTTGAATCGGTTCGCCATCAGGTGTTCGTCCTGCTGGCGGAACGATTCCATTCGGTCGACCAACGCATGCAGATGCACCTGAGCGCCCACATCTTGGAGCTGTACCGTGAGTTTCTGCCCTCGGCGCATGCGTATGCCAATTTCTCGTCAAGCCTGAAACCCGGCGAGCATAAGCCGTTCGAGCAGGAAGATCTCCCGTATTTGCAGCGCTTTTTGAAGGCGTCTATTCGGGGTTCCGACTGGCAGTCCGAACTGGTCGAATCTGCCGATTACCCGGTTTTGCTGGAGGAGATTGCAGCTCATTTTCCTGAAGGAATCTTTATCGTGCGGGACGAAAAAGGGATACCGCTGGCGTTCTGCGCAGGCGTATGGCTGCATGCCTTGAGCTTGCCCTTGTTGGAACGATATGCGCCTGGGTGCAGGGGGATGCTGGAGGAGGAAGTATCTTCGCTGCATCGGCTGCCACCGGAGGCAGCCGATACGATATTTGTGCTGTTATCCGCGGTAAACTCCGAACAATCCTTGTATCGTCCCGAGGAGCTGGGGGCCATGCTGATGCAGCAATGGCTGGTCCACATGACCGGCGGTTTGCGGGGGATTTTGGCGGCGGGGGATCCACAGTTGAATTCCTTATTGTCGATTCTGGGATTCAAAGCGTGCGGGAAAGCGACGGGATATGCGGGCATTGATTTGACGACATGGGAGCTGGATTTTAGGCAAACGAGCTTCGATCAGTGGATTCAGCGGATCATCCGGCAAACGGAGACAGCAGCAGGACAACCGTCACATCAGCGGGAGGATGAGTATCCCCCGGCCATTGATCGAAGCGTAATGAAGCAAATGCTGGAACGGCTGTTTGATCCCGACAAGCTGGAGGAACTCCCTGTCGTTCGGCAATTGGGTTGGGACGGGATGCAGGTGAGGGACATCATTCAAGGGATTCTGGCCGACGGACGTCCGATGGAACCTTTGACGCTGTTGGAGAAGGAAATTCTCATCGCAAGTTATTTGCGCAAGGATCGGAACAAAAGCCAGCTCGCAGCATCCTTCCATATGAGCAGAGCCACCTTTTACCGTCATATGCGTTTGGCCGAAAAACATCTGGCTTTTGTGTTAAGCGATTTGATGAGGTCCGGATTCTGA
- a CDS encoding polymorphic toxin type 30 domain-containing protein, with the protein MDSKGNFHKENVLRENSPHYDESIANDTHIPFTP; encoded by the coding sequence ATGGACTCGAAAGGGAACTTTCATAAAGAGAATGTCCTAAGAGAAAACAGTCCTCATTATGATGAGTCAATTGCTAATGATACGCATATTCCTTTTACACCATAA